Proteins from one bacterium genomic window:
- a CDS encoding YtxH domain-containing protein, which produces MAKITTAMTLAVVLAFITGCELPPEKSSKEINESLEKTREKTREAVETGKEKTRELMDSIKEKFSD; this is translated from the coding sequence ATGGCAAAGATAACAACGGCAATGACCCTTGCAGTCGTCCTTGCCTTTATTACGGGTTGTGAATTGCCGCCGGAAAAATCCAGCAAGGAGATCAACGAGAGTCTGGAGAAAACCCGGGAGAAAACGAGGGAAGCGGTGGAGACCGGCAAGGAGAAGACAAGGGAACTGATGGACTCTATAAAAGAAAAATTCAGCGACTAG
- a CDS encoding nucleoside deaminase, with the protein MSIALEEAEKAFALGEVPVGAAIFRDGELIARAHNLRETRNDPLGHAECIALCKAAKKLGSWRLEGAVMVVTLEPCLMCMGALLQARVPLLVYGADDPKAGAAGSLYDVSDDPRLNHSIKVVRGVLRSEASEILSRFFNERR; encoded by the coding sequence ATGTCCATCGCCCTCGAAGAGGCCGAAAAGGCCTTCGCCCTGGGAGAAGTTCCCGTGGGCGCTGCGATCTTCAGGGATGGGGAGCTTATTGCGAGGGCGCACAACCTGCGCGAGACGCGAAACGACCCGCTTGGACACGCCGAGTGCATCGCCCTTTGCAAGGCCGCGAAAAAGCTAGGTTCGTGGCGGCTGGAGGGGGCGGTGATGGTTGTGACCCTCGAACCGTGCCTGATGTGCATGGGCGCTCTTTTGCAGGCACGGGTTCCGCTCCTCGTCTACGGAGCGGACGACCCCAAAGCCGGCGCGGCTGGAAGTCTTTACGACGTATCGGACGATCCCCGCCTCAACCACTCTATAAAAGTGGTGAGGGGCGTGCTACGGAGTGAGGCCTCGGAAATTTTGAGCCGTTTTTTCAACGAACGGCGCTGA